In Candidatus Nezhaarchaeota archaeon, a genomic segment contains:
- a CDS encoding FumA C-terminus/TtdB family hydratase beta subunit translates to MGGLRALSTPLSLSELLGLRAGDLVKLSGRVVVARDRAHARLIELHDKSQPPPVELSGAVLFHAGPLALKVAEGWRILSIGPTTSARFEELAVEVARRFKVGAVIGKGGLSPSWAVKLREANAVYLAYPGGAGVLAAKSVVRVLEAHWLDLGIPEALWVLEVKELAPLLVAIDLHGGNLYEETLRRALGKLDS, encoded by the coding sequence GTGGGGGGCTTGAGGGCCTTAAGCACCCCTCTAAGCCTCAGTGAGCTGCTAGGCCTCAGGGCCGGGGACCTAGTAAAGCTCAGCGGCAGGGTGGTTGTTGCGCGCGACCGAGCCCACGCTAGGCTAATTGAGCTCCACGATAAGAGCCAGCCCCCTCCCGTTGAGCTAAGCGGAGCTGTCTTATTCCACGCAGGTCCCTTGGCGCTTAAAGTAGCTGAGGGCTGGAGGATACTGTCCATCGGCCCAACGACCTCGGCTAGGTTTGAGGAGCTCGCCGTGGAGGTGGCTAGGAGGTTTAAGGTGGGCGCCGTCATCGGCAAGGGGGGCCTCTCTCCTAGCTGGGCTGTAAAGCTGCGCGAGGCTAACGCTGTCTACTTAGCCTACCCTGGAGGCGCAGGGGTCTTAGCCGCTAAGTCGGTGGTGAGGGTCTTAGAGGCCCACTGGCTAGACTTAGGGATCCCCGAGGCCCTCTGGGTACTTGAAGTAAAGGAGCTAGCTCCACTGTTAGTGGCGATAGACCTCCACGGAGGGAATCTGTACGAAGAAACCTTAAGGAGGGCGCTGGGGAAGCTCGATAGCTAG
- a CDS encoding fumarate hydratase, with amino-acid sequence MKRVEGGLEDALVGLIKRCVTSLPVDVKQELEEALREEDSQVARAQLEAILRNVELAEEEGLPVCQDTGLFTFYVDLDASKFSPSVVVGASVRAVRRATKEVPLRPNVVHPVTRINTGDNVGVLQPSFEWSFNNEGLLEITVVAKGAGSENATRLYMLPPTVGLAGVEKLVLRTVLEAGGLPCPPTIVGVGVGGSADTALKLAKRALLRPLGGCGGGGPSSLNLEQGLTRKVNSLGIGPMGLGGRRTALAVNVEYAHTHTACLPVAVAFSCWAMRRATLRWGA; translated from the coding sequence CAGTAGACGTAAAGCAGGAGCTCGAGGAGGCTCTAAGGGAGGAGGATAGTCAGGTGGCCAGGGCCCAGCTCGAAGCCATCTTGAGGAACGTTGAGCTAGCGGAGGAGGAGGGGCTTCCAGTATGCCAAGACACGGGGCTCTTTACATTCTACGTAGACCTCGACGCGTCTAAGTTTAGCCCCAGCGTGGTCGTGGGGGCCTCGGTGAGGGCTGTCAGGAGGGCTACTAAGGAGGTCCCGCTGAGGCCGAACGTAGTCCACCCCGTAACTAGGATTAACACGGGCGACAACGTGGGCGTGCTTCAGCCATCCTTCGAGTGGTCGTTTAATAACGAAGGCCTCCTGGAGATTACCGTGGTCGCTAAGGGGGCCGGCTCAGAGAACGCCACTAGGCTATATATGCTCCCGCCTACGGTTGGGCTCGCTGGTGTTGAGAAGCTCGTCCTACGCACAGTGCTTGAGGCTGGCGGGCTGCCCTGCCCACCAACCATAGTGGGGGTGGGCGTAGGGGGCTCAGCAGACACCGCCTTGAAGCTGGCTAAGAGAGCACTCTTAAGGCCGCTAGGTGGCTGCGGAGGCGGGGGGCCCTCCTCTCTTAATCTTGAGCAAGGGCTTACGCGTAAAGTAAATAGCCTAGGGATAGGCCCGATGGGCCTGGGAGGTAGGCGCACAGCCCTAGCTGTTAACGTAGAGTATGCTCATACACACACCGCATGCCTACCGGTCGCTGTCGCTTTTAGCTGCTGGGCTATGAGGAGGGCCACGCTAAGGTGGGGGGCTTGA